In a single window of the Schistocerca americana isolate TAMUIC-IGC-003095 chromosome X, iqSchAmer2.1, whole genome shotgun sequence genome:
- the LOC124555821 gene encoding piggyBac transposable element-derived protein 2-like, which translates to MSIVHVPNTRDYWGEVTGTHLIKTTITVNQYEHIRKFLHFNDNSAMIPRGEKGHDRLFKIRPIIELMRSRFQTIPVEDGISGYAYDFEIFTGDENKPEKRVTGEEDLGASANVVVRLSRILPRNMNHKLYCDNYYTSLPLLVWLHKQGIYSLGTVRRNRVPDCKLPSEAELKKMARGASVERVATVDGVDISNVVWKDNKSVMLLSTLAGQQPIHEAGRYDKKTKSRTTIPCPQIIKLYNKHMGGVDLPDSIMGRHKILVKSRKWYIRLFYHLLDMGVVNSWLLYRRVAETKGIKRTMKLSEFRMEIAPCLCRSGHTSAKRGRPSNELENQIQAKKTKGPTAHVPPQDVRLDQDFSLPIQSI; encoded by the exons ATGTCAATAGTTCATGTACCTAATACGAGGGATTACTGGGGAGAAGTTACTGGTACTCATCTGATCAAGACAACAATAACAGTGAATCAGTATGAGCATATACGTAagtttcttcacttcaatgacaacAGTGCAATGATACCCAGGGGTGAAAAAGGTCATGATAGACTCTTCAAGATAAGACCCATAATAGAATTGATGAGATCTCGGTTTCAAACAATACCTGTTGAGGA tgGCATATCTGGTTATGCCTACGATTTTGAGATTTTCACTGGAGATGAAAATAAACCAGAAAAAAGAGTGACTGGGGAGGAAGACTTGGGAGCAAGCGCAAATGTTGTAGTTCGACTCAGTAGGATACTACCAAGAAATATGAACCACAAACTGTACTGTGACAATTATTACACAAGTCTGCCACTGCTTGTATGGTTACATAAACAAGGAATTTACTCACTTGGGACAGTCAGAAGAAACAGAGTGCCAGACTGCAAGCTCCCTTCAGAAGCTGAGCTGAAGAAAATGGCACGAGGTGCATCAGTAGAGCGTGTCGCAACAGTGGATGGTGTCGACATATCAAATGTAGTGTGGAAAGATAACAAGAGTGTGatgttgctttctacacttgctggACAGCAGCCTATTCATGAAGCAGGGAGGTATGACAAAAAAACAAAGTCAAGAACAACAATACCTTGTCCACAAATAATTAAGCTCTACAATAAACATATGGGAGGTGTTGACCTTCCTGACAGCATAATGGGTCGACATAAAATTCTTGTGAAAAGTCGAAAATGGTATATAAGATTGTTTTACCATCTCCTGGACATGGGAGTAGTCAATTCCTGGCTGTTGTATAGGAGAGTAGCAGAAACCAAAGGGATTAAGAGAACTATGAAACTCTCCGAATTTCGAATGGAAATTGCTCCCTGTTTGTGTCGCTCAGGTCATACTTCAGCAAAACGTGGAAGGCCAAGTAATGAACTCGAAAACCAAATACAAGCTAAGAAGACAAAGGGGCCCACAGCACATGTACCTCCACAAGATGTAAGGCTGGATCAA GATTTTTCCCTTCCTATACAAAGTATTTAA